A stretch of the Luteimonas sp. JM171 genome encodes the following:
- a CDS encoding TonB-dependent receptor, whose translation MHKNRLAAALAFALVAPAAWAQAPQPQASERASTLDTMIVTGTRVSDRTVAESTSPIDIITPEALQATGTTELATALSRALPSLNFPRPAITDGTSAIRPAQLRGMAPDQVLVLVNGKRRHTTALLNVNGTQGRGSSPVDLNAIPVAAIERIEVLRDGASAQYGSDAIAGVINVVLKGSGAGSSIDARHGQYSAGDGAQWNLAGDHGVALANGGFVHLAGQFGEQDHTNRARPYAGASPGGNNPQLGEKRFIYGDPDVEHWGFSLNAEVPLGERATLYGVGMFSERDITSFAFFRAPGNPNQNVPAIHPDGFVPNINNIADDRSLVAGVRGEAGAWSWDASYNWGINHLEFFIRNTLNASLGASSPTSFYAGALETTQNIFNLDLGRELDWGLAYPAHLALGVEYRQEKWNQSPGEPDSWRQGPLPPPVASGSQGFPGYRPGDAGHHDRDSWAVYADLEADFTERFSAGAAVRHEDYSDFGSQTSGKVSGRFEFSDAVAMRGTVASGFRAPSLSQQFFQTTSTTFIAGFADPFEIRTFPAGSDIARALGAEPLQPEESLSYSLGLVLQPADALYVTVDAYQVDVDDRIVLSANLTGDIRQFLEERGIFGVTGGRYFTNAIDTRTRGIDVVGTYRWDLATGSFDLTAGYNYSKTEITRIAPNPPELESGGLNLERIDRAERGRIERGFPRDKLVLSGTWNTGDWTFNAATTRYGSFQTTPNVAANDQTYGAKWVVDLSATWHLDGWSFTAGADNVLNEYPDENIFGNSTNGQFPYNSASPFGFNGAFMYVRAGYRW comes from the coding sequence ATGCACAAGAACCGCCTTGCCGCCGCCCTTGCGTTCGCCCTCGTTGCGCCAGCCGCCTGGGCCCAGGCGCCGCAGCCCCAGGCATCCGAGCGCGCCTCCACCCTGGACACCATGATCGTCACCGGCACCCGCGTGTCGGACCGCACGGTGGCCGAGTCGACTTCCCCGATCGACATCATCACCCCCGAAGCCCTGCAGGCCACCGGCACCACCGAGCTGGCCACGGCGCTGTCGCGGGCCCTGCCCTCGCTCAACTTCCCGCGCCCGGCCATCACCGACGGCACCAGCGCGATCCGCCCCGCGCAGCTGCGCGGCATGGCGCCCGACCAGGTGCTGGTGCTGGTGAACGGCAAGCGCCGCCACACCACCGCCCTGCTCAACGTCAACGGCACCCAGGGGCGCGGCTCCTCGCCGGTCGACCTCAACGCCATCCCCGTCGCCGCGATCGAGCGCATCGAGGTGCTCCGCGACGGCGCCTCGGCGCAGTACGGTTCGGATGCGATCGCGGGCGTGATCAACGTGGTGCTCAAGGGCAGCGGCGCCGGCAGCAGCATCGATGCGCGCCATGGCCAGTACTCGGCCGGTGACGGCGCCCAGTGGAACCTCGCCGGCGATCATGGCGTGGCCCTGGCCAACGGCGGCTTCGTGCATCTGGCCGGACAGTTCGGCGAACAGGACCACACCAATCGGGCGCGCCCGTACGCGGGCGCTTCGCCGGGCGGCAACAACCCGCAGCTGGGCGAGAAGCGTTTCATCTACGGCGACCCGGACGTGGAGCACTGGGGTTTTTCGCTCAATGCCGAGGTGCCGCTGGGCGAGCGCGCAACCCTGTACGGCGTCGGCATGTTCAGCGAGCGCGACATCACCTCGTTCGCGTTCTTCCGCGCGCCGGGCAACCCCAACCAGAACGTGCCCGCGATCCACCCGGACGGCTTCGTGCCCAACATCAACAACATCGCCGATGACCGCTCGCTCGTGGCGGGCGTGCGCGGCGAGGCAGGGGCCTGGTCCTGGGACGCCAGCTACAACTGGGGCATCAACCACCTGGAATTCTTCATCCGCAACACGCTCAACGCCAGCCTTGGCGCCAGCTCGCCGACCTCGTTCTACGCCGGCGCGCTGGAGACCACCCAGAACATCTTCAACCTGGACCTGGGCCGCGAGCTGGACTGGGGCCTGGCGTATCCGGCCCACCTCGCGCTGGGGGTGGAGTACCGCCAGGAGAAGTGGAACCAGTCGCCAGGCGAGCCGGACTCCTGGCGCCAGGGGCCGCTGCCGCCGCCGGTGGCCTCCGGCTCGCAGGGCTTCCCCGGCTACCGGCCCGGCGACGCCGGCCACCACGACCGCGACAGCTGGGCGGTCTACGCGGACCTGGAAGCGGACTTCACCGAGCGGTTTTCCGCCGGCGCGGCGGTGCGCCACGAGGACTACAGCGACTTCGGCAGCCAGACCTCCGGCAAGGTGTCCGGCCGGTTCGAATTTTCCGATGCCGTCGCCATGCGCGGCACGGTGGCCTCCGGCTTCCGCGCGCCGTCGCTGTCGCAGCAGTTCTTCCAGACCACCAGCACCACCTTCATCGCCGGGTTCGCGGATCCGTTCGAGATCCGCACCTTCCCGGCGGGCAGCGACATTGCCCGGGCCCTGGGCGCCGAGCCGCTGCAGCCGGAGGAGTCCCTGTCCTACAGCCTGGGCCTGGTGCTGCAGCCGGCCGATGCGCTGTACGTGACCGTGGATGCCTATCAGGTGGACGTGGACGACCGCATCGTGCTCTCGGCCAACCTCACCGGTGACATCCGCCAGTTCCTCGAGGAGCGCGGCATCTTCGGCGTCACCGGCGGGCGCTACTTCACCAACGCCATCGACACCCGCACCCGCGGCATCGACGTGGTGGGCACGTACCGCTGGGACCTGGCCACCGGCAGCTTCGACCTGACCGCCGGGTACAACTATTCCAAGACCGAGATCACCCGCATTGCGCCCAACCCGCCGGAGCTGGAGAGCGGCGGGCTGAACCTGGAGCGCATCGACCGCGCCGAGCGCGGGCGGATCGAGCGCGGGTTCCCGCGCGACAAGCTGGTGCTGTCGGGGACCTGGAACACCGGCGACTGGACCTTCAACGCCGCCACCACCCGCTACGGCAGTTTCCAGACCACGCCGAACGTGGCCGCCAACGACCAGACCTACGGCGCGAAGTGGGTGGTGGACCTTTCCGCGACCTGGCACCTGGACGGGTGGAGCTTCACGGCCGGCGCCGACAACGTACTCAACGAGTACCCGGACGAGAACATCTTCGGCAACTCCACCAACGGCCAGTTCCCTTACAACTCGGCCTCGCCGTTCGGGTTCAACGGCGCCTTCATGTACGTGCGCGCCGGCTACCGCTGGTGA
- a CDS encoding NAD-dependent deacylase has protein sequence MRITVVTGAGMSAESGVPTFRDAPEGLWARFDPQQLATPEAFSEDPALVWGWYRWRAALVLRAQPNAGHAGIARLQDAGHDVTVVTQNVDDLHERAGSDRVLHLHGSLFASRCSRCAAAPAAEPLRQDLETVPPEGAHEAPPACATCGGLVRPGVVWFGEGLPADAWRQAQEAVAASELVLVIGTSNLVYPAAALPLAALDAGIPVLEINPHPTALSSQARASWRLPASEGVERLLALLQRAPDGSNLFQ, from the coding sequence ATGCGAATCACCGTTGTCACCGGGGCAGGCATGTCCGCCGAGAGCGGCGTCCCCACCTTCCGCGACGCCCCCGAAGGCCTGTGGGCGCGATTCGACCCCCAGCAACTGGCCACGCCCGAAGCCTTCAGCGAGGACCCGGCCCTGGTCTGGGGCTGGTACCGCTGGCGCGCGGCGCTCGTGCTGCGGGCTCAGCCCAATGCCGGCCACGCCGGGATCGCGCGGCTCCAGGACGCCGGCCACGACGTCACGGTGGTCACCCAGAACGTGGATGATCTCCACGAGCGTGCAGGTTCGGATCGCGTCCTGCACCTGCACGGCAGCCTGTTCGCCTCGCGCTGCAGCCGCTGCGCAGCGGCGCCCGCAGCCGAGCCGCTGCGCCAGGACCTGGAGACGGTGCCGCCTGAAGGTGCGCACGAGGCGCCCCCGGCCTGCGCAACCTGCGGCGGGCTGGTCCGCCCCGGCGTGGTCTGGTTTGGCGAAGGCCTGCCGGCGGACGCCTGGCGCCAGGCGCAGGAGGCCGTGGCCGCGAGTGAGTTGGTACTGGTGATCGGCACCTCGAACCTCGTCTACCCCGCCGCCGCCCTGCCCCTGGCCGCGCTGGACGCCGGGATCCCGGTACTTGAGATCAACCCGCACCCCACGGCGCTCTCCAGCCAGGCCCGGGCCAGCTGGCGCCTGCCTGCCAGCGAAGGCGTCGAACGCCTGCTGGCGCTGCTGCAGCGCGCACCTGACGGATCAAACCTCTTCCAATAG
- a CDS encoding TIGR01777 family oxidoreductase produces MRILISGGSGFLGRALTARLREDGAQVAWLSRDASRRAPDGVRVLGYDQLGADDHFDAVVNLAGACIAEKRWSDRRKQLLFESRLGPTRALIEWMRRIPRRPRVLLSGSAVGWYGAQGDAPLGEGSAAADDFSHSLCEAWESAAMEAVSLEVPVLLLRTGIALHPAGGMLKRLLPPFRMGLGARLGDGSQVLSWISRRDWVEAVRSLLLQHLDGTRSAPVGPVNVTAPEPVTNAQFTRALAHALRRPAGLALPAPVLRLGLGEMSTLLLEGQRVLPERLQQSGFVFRHPQLNPYLDTALAR; encoded by the coding sequence ATGCGCATCCTGATCAGCGGAGGCAGCGGTTTCCTCGGGCGCGCATTGACGGCGCGCCTGCGAGAGGATGGTGCGCAGGTGGCCTGGCTGTCGCGCGATGCATCGCGGCGGGCCCCGGACGGCGTGCGGGTGCTGGGATACGACCAGCTTGGAGCCGATGACCACTTCGATGCGGTGGTCAACCTCGCCGGTGCGTGCATTGCCGAAAAGCGCTGGAGCGACCGGCGCAAGCAGCTGTTGTTTGAAAGCCGGTTGGGCCCCACCCGGGCCCTGATCGAGTGGATGCGACGCATCCCGCGGCGGCCGCGGGTGTTGCTGAGCGGATCGGCGGTGGGCTGGTACGGTGCCCAGGGGGACGCGCCGCTGGGAGAAGGCAGCGCCGCGGCGGATGATTTTTCCCATTCGCTGTGCGAGGCATGGGAGTCCGCGGCGATGGAAGCGGTGTCGCTGGAGGTGCCGGTGCTGCTGCTGCGCACCGGGATCGCGCTGCATCCGGCGGGCGGCATGCTCAAGCGGCTGCTTCCGCCCTTCCGCATGGGCCTGGGTGCGCGCCTGGGTGACGGCAGCCAGGTCCTGAGCTGGATCTCCCGGCGCGACTGGGTGGAGGCGGTGCGGAGCCTGTTGCTGCAGCACCTTGACGGAACGCGGAGCGCGCCGGTGGGTCCGGTCAACGTGACCGCGCCCGAGCCGGTGACCAACGCGCAGTTCACGCGCGCGCTTGCCCACGCGCTGCGCCGTCCGGCGGGCCTGGCCCTGCCGGCGCCGGTGCTGAGGCTGGGCCTTGGCGAAATGTCCACGCTGCTGCTGGAAGGCCAGCGCGTGCTGCCCGAGCGGCTGCAGCAATCCGGTTTTGTGTTCCGGCACCCGCAGCTCAACCCGTATCTGGACACTGCATTGGCCCGCTGA